In Desulfopila inferna, the following are encoded in one genomic region:
- a CDS encoding M24 family metallopeptidase: MEEYPAGPLLGEIESRLRKLQSELRKKDIQGALIVQNTDLYYFSGTAQQGWLYIPGEGKPLLMIFKEFERARAESPLEDIVSLVSPKKIPQALEEHGYTLPSPLGMELDVLPANLYFQFLKIFSGCSIVDVSTPIRLVRAVKSAYEIEKIKTAAAFSDKVAAHFPQLLEVGKTEVALAGELEAYARSLGHQGIVRMRLFGSELFYGHLMSGPAAAVPSYLASPTGGQGVSGLISQGAGFKKIRRNETVLVDYVFAYDGYISDHARIFVIGDLPDEMYRAHDAMLEMQERIKKVAVPGAVTGDLYQLMTNMAEKQGYRQQFMGVGERKIRFTGHGVGLELDEFPFLAKGQKLELAEGMVIALEPKVIMPGKGVVGIENTHLVTAVGLEPLNHFPDEICRVS, from the coding sequence GTGGAAGAATATCCGGCCGGACCACTTTTGGGCGAAATTGAATCACGTCTGAGGAAGCTGCAGTCCGAATTGCGGAAAAAGGACATCCAGGGCGCCCTGATCGTGCAGAATACCGATCTGTATTACTTCTCAGGTACTGCCCAGCAGGGGTGGCTCTATATTCCAGGCGAAGGCAAGCCCCTGCTCATGATTTTCAAGGAATTCGAACGGGCCAGGGCTGAATCGCCTCTTGAAGATATAGTTTCACTGGTGAGCCCGAAGAAAATCCCGCAGGCCTTAGAGGAACACGGTTATACTCTTCCTTCCCCCCTGGGAATGGAACTTGATGTACTTCCAGCCAATCTCTATTTTCAATTTTTAAAAATCTTTTCAGGCTGCTCAATCGTCGATGTGTCAACGCCAATCCGCCTGGTGCGGGCAGTAAAGTCCGCCTATGAAATTGAGAAAATAAAAACCGCAGCTGCCTTCTCCGACAAAGTGGCCGCTCATTTTCCGCAACTACTCGAAGTCGGCAAGACCGAAGTGGCTCTGGCCGGTGAACTGGAGGCCTATGCCCGTAGCCTCGGGCATCAGGGCATCGTCAGAATGAGGCTGTTCGGCAGTGAATTGTTTTATGGACATCTCATGTCTGGTCCGGCTGCCGCGGTTCCCAGTTATCTGGCATCGCCTACCGGAGGACAAGGGGTGAGCGGACTTATTAGCCAGGGGGCCGGGTTCAAGAAAATCAGGCGGAATGAGACTGTCCTTGTCGATTATGTTTTTGCCTATGACGGATATATTTCCGATCACGCCAGAATTTTTGTCATCGGCGATCTCCCGGATGAGATGTATCGAGCCCATGACGCCATGCTGGAGATGCAGGAGAGGATTAAAAAAGTAGCAGTTCCAGGCGCGGTAACCGGCGATCTCTACCAGTTGATGACGAATATGGCGGAAAAGCAGGGATATCGTCAGCAGTTTATGGGGGTGGGCGAAAGGAAGATTCGCTTTACCGGACACGGCGTGGGACTCGAACTTGACGAATTCCCTTTTCTTGCCAAAGGCCAGAAGCTCGAACTGGCGGAAGGGATGGTCATCGCCCTTGAGCCCAAGGTGATCATGCCTGGAAAAGGCGTGGTCGGTATCGAGAATACCCATCTGGTAACAGCGGTGGGACTTGAGCCTCTTAACCATTTCCCCGATGAAATTTGCAGAGTTTCCTAA
- a CDS encoding 3-hydroxybutyryl-CoA dehydrogenase, translated as MEIKKFGVIGAGQMGNGIAQVAAASGLEVLMSDIREEFTEKGRAAIARNLGRMVEKGKLDQGEADDILARVKTTVNLDDMKDVDFVVEAAVEREDLKFKIFQQLDHVCRAHVILSTNTSSIPIGRIAAQTTRPGKVIGMHFMNPVPVMKLVEVIRGLATSEETFRLTWDLCKKFNKTPAEANDFPGFIANRILMPMINEAIFCLYQSVGKPEDIDTVMKLGMNHPMGPLALADLIGLDTCLAIMETLYDGFKDSKYRPCPLLRKYVESGWLGRKSGKGFYDYSK; from the coding sequence ATGGAAATAAAAAAGTTTGGAGTGATCGGCGCGGGCCAGATGGGCAATGGCATCGCCCAGGTGGCCGCGGCAAGCGGGCTCGAGGTTCTGATGAGCGACATCCGCGAGGAATTCACCGAGAAGGGTCGGGCGGCCATTGCCAGAAATCTGGGCCGCATGGTGGAAAAGGGCAAACTCGATCAGGGTGAAGCCGATGATATCCTCGCCAGGGTGAAGACCACCGTTAACCTGGACGATATGAAAGATGTCGATTTCGTGGTCGAGGCCGCAGTGGAGCGTGAGGATCTCAAGTTTAAGATATTCCAGCAACTTGATCACGTCTGTAGAGCCCATGTCATTCTCTCGACCAATACCTCATCCATTCCCATCGGCAGAATTGCCGCTCAAACCACCAGACCGGGAAAGGTCATCGGCATGCATTTCATGAATCCGGTGCCGGTGATGAAACTGGTCGAGGTGATCAGGGGATTGGCAACCTCCGAAGAAACCTTTCGGCTGACTTGGGATCTCTGTAAAAAGTTCAACAAGACACCTGCTGAAGCTAACGATTTTCCCGGTTTTATCGCCAACAGAATCCTGATGCCCATGATCAACGAGGCTATCTTCTGCCTCTACCAGAGTGTCGGCAAACCGGAAGATATCGATACGGTGATGAAGCTGGGCATGAATCATCCCATGGGTCCGCTGGCCCTGGCGGATCTTATCGGTCTGGATACCTGCCTGGCCATTATGGAAACGCTCTATGACGGCTTCAAGGATTCCAAATACCGCCCCTGCCCACTGTTGAGAAAATATGTCGAGAGCGGCTGGCTGGGAAGAAAGAGCGGCAAAGGCTTTTATGACTATTCCAAATAA